TTCTTGCAGCATCGTACTGCCCTCCACTTGCTCTATGCTATAGACAAAGTAGCCGTCATGATGCAATGCTTCCACGGCCTCTTCTGTGCGTTCGAAGTATTTCCAAGCCACACTATCTTCGCCTCCAAGAGCCGTTTTATGAATTTCGGCATTCGGCGGAGTGGCAGTAATTCCACAGAGATAAACAGCCTCTATGCGGAAAGCATCACCCGAACGAAACACACTCCCCACGTTATACAGACTGCGCACATCATCCAGAACAACTACCAACGGCAGCTTTTCGGCCTCTTTAAACTCGTCGATTGAGAGGCGTTTCATCTCTATTGTGCGTAGCTTCCTCATGCGTTTGCGTAAACCAAGGCATAGGCCTTGATGCGTTTTACCATTGCCAAAAGACCGTTACTGCGCGTTGGACTAAGGTGTTCGCGCAAACCAATACGGTCGATGAAATACAGGTCGGCATCGAGGATTTCCTTTGCCGTGTGCCCGCTGAGCACCTGTATCAGCAATGCGATGATACCCTTCACGATGAGTGCATCGCTATCCGCCGTGAAGAAAAGTCGCCCTTCTTTCACGTCACATTGTATCCAAACACGACTCTGGCAGCCGTCTATCAGGTTGCTGTCATTCTTATGTTGCTCATCAAGTGCATCTAATTCGCTGCCCAAGTCAATGAGCATCTGGTATTTATCCATCCAATCGGTGAAGTCATTGAACTCTTCAATCACTTCATCTTGAGCTTCGTTGATTGTCATAATATATATGTCTCTCCTCCGATCCCTTCCCGAAAAGGGAGGGTGTGATATGCTTAGGAAGGAGAAAAACGTTTATTTGTTTATTTAATTGCTTTAATGTTTCCTATTTACAACTTTCATAAGCGTAAGTCAATCTATCCCTTTTTCTCTCTGGAGAGTAGGTAGAGAGAATCCCAACGGGATTGTTATGCTTTCGCAGTTTGTATTAATTTATAAATCTTATCACTCGGTCTGACTTTCCCCGTGACAGGAATTGAAACCCTTGTACCTTGTTCTGCTTTCTCTACAGGCTGCAGATCGTAGCGGATTTCATCGGCCGTGAGATACATTACTCCCGTTGTAGGC
The nucleotide sequence above comes from Segatella oris. Encoded proteins:
- a CDS encoding RNA methyltransferase; protein product: MRKLRTIEMKRLSIDEFKEAEKLPLVVVLDDVRSLYNVGSVFRSGDAFRIEAVYLCGITATPPNAEIHKTALGGEDSVAWKYFERTEEAVEALHHDGYFVYSIEQVEGSTMLQELTIDKPLTSKGYAVIMGNEVKGVKQQVIDMSDGCLEIPQFGTKHSLNVSTTAGIVMWEFVRKMLF
- a CDS encoding SufE family protein; the protein is MTINEAQDEVIEEFNDFTDWMDKYQMLIDLGSELDALDEQHKNDSNLIDGCQSRVWIQCDVKEGRLFFTADSDALIVKGIIALLIQVLSGHTAKEILDADLYFIDRIGLREHLSPTRSNGLLAMVKRIKAYALVYANA